In Triplophysa rosa linkage group LG18, Trosa_1v2, whole genome shotgun sequence, a genomic segment contains:
- the dhrs7cb gene encoding dehydrogenase/reductase (SDR family) member 7Cb yields the protein MAVPSVMILPLLIVFCAGVYYVYNEAMRFMSKSMVQNKVVVITDAVSGMGSECARLFHEGGARLVLCGPSWDKLESLHDSLCNGSDPSATFTPKLVLLDFSDMENISEMITEIEESYGCVDVLICNSSMKVKAPVQNLSLDMDKTIMDVNYFGPITLAKGVLPLMITRRAGQFVLVNSIQGKLSLPFRTSYAASKHAVQAFFDCLRAEVEEFGISVSTISHTFINAVPQNTTPSKTPPTNPLWAYISSKLTTHGVNSNTLAHEIVRTVNWHRREVLLSHPIPWVALYIRSLVPSFFFAVVAAGVKDGVMAEQLQ from the exons ATGGCTGTCCCGTCTGTTATGATTCTGCCTTTGCTGATAGTGTTTTGTGCTGGAGTTTACTATGTTTACAATGAGGCCATGCGATTCATGTCCAAGTCCATGGTTCAGAACAAAGTGGTGGTGATCACAGACGCTGTATCCGGAATGGGAAGTG AATGTGCCAGATTGTTTCATGAAGGTGGGGCGAGGCTGGTTTTGTGCGGGCCCAGCTGGGACAAGCTTGAATCTCTGCATGATTCACTGTGCAATGGATCAGACCCCAGTGCA ACTTTTACACCCAAGCTTGTTCTGCTTGACTTCAGCGATATGGAGAATATTTCTGAAATGATCACAGAGATTGAGGAGTCCTACGGCTGTGTGGATGTCCTGATTTGCAACAGCAGCATGAAGGTCAAAGCACCAGTGCAGAATCTCTCTCTAGACATGGACAAAACAATCATGGATGTCAACTACTTTGGGCCTATCACATTGGCCAAAG GTGTCCTCCCATTAATGATCACTAGGAGGGCAGGCCAATTTGTCTTGGTCAACAGCATCCAGGGAAAACTGTCTCTTCCATTTCGCACCTCTT ATGCTGCCTCCAAGCATGCAGTCCAGGCATTCTTTGACTGTCTGAGAGCAGAGGTGGAGGAGTTTGGGATCTCTGTCAGTACAATCAGTCACACCTTCATTAATGCTGTACCACAAAACACCACTCCCTCCAAAACCCCGCCCACTAATCCCCTCTGGGCTT ACATCTCCAGCAAGCTGACAACTCACGGAGTGAACTCCAACACCCTGGCCCACGAGATTGTAAGAACGGTGAACTGGCACAGACGAGAGGTGCTCCTCTCTCACCCCATACCTTGGGTGGCCCTCTACATCCGCTCTCTGGTTCCCAGTTTCTTCTTTGCTGTGGTGGCTGCTGGGGTGAAGGATGGAGTCATGGCTGAGCAGCTGCAATAG